Proteins encoded within one genomic window of Rhizobium favelukesii:
- a CDS encoding HAMP domain-containing methyl-accepting chemotaxis protein, with product MTFRFGIGPRLYTAFGFLLLLMIGLTVFSISKMNFVDHDLVQINEVNSVKQRFAINFRGSVHDRAIAIRDVVLRDEPAARQTAIDLIAKLAATYAENEQKMNAMISVPGAASEPEKAIIAEIADVQSKTNPVVADIIARQMSNDPVQAKQMLIEQATPLFVNWLKAINKFIDYQENLNKSVGSGVSVVVAGFQTLALGSLGGAVLMAIAAAFLATRSITVPMAKLQIALRRMAEGNNESTSDIEARSDEVGDLAKAVGAVRQAVTSQAEARAAADARRTADENARLEATATEREALSAQTNDAVRQLGQALEEMAAGNLDIRLDNPFAVSLDMLRLNFNNSVEKLQSALKTISDNALSIDAGAREISEASNDLAKRTEQQAASIEQTAAALDEISTTVNGSTRRAEEAGNLVARTRTNAERSGEVVKRAVAAMSQIEGSSNEINNIISVIDDIAFQTNLLALNAGVEAARAGEAGKGFAVVAQEVRELAQRSANAAKEIKQLISNSGVQVRSGVTLVGETGTALTEIVGEVQEINRHVSSIVEAAKEQSTALKEINAAVNSLDQSTQKNAAMVEETSAASHKLADEAGSLTSQLSKFRFQGSAGAAQSAYAPKAPQRNAPAAMARKVATAFAGGAAAEDWREF from the coding sequence ATGACGTTTCGATTTGGCATCGGCCCCCGCCTTTATACAGCTTTTGGTTTCCTGCTGCTGCTGATGATTGGCTTGACCGTCTTTTCCATTTCAAAGATGAACTTTGTCGACCACGATCTCGTGCAGATCAACGAGGTCAATAGCGTCAAGCAACGCTTCGCCATCAATTTCCGGGGTAGCGTTCATGATCGGGCCATTGCCATTCGCGATGTCGTTTTGCGCGATGAGCCAGCCGCGCGTCAGACCGCGATCGATCTGATTGCAAAGCTTGCTGCGACGTATGCCGAAAACGAGCAGAAGATGAATGCGATGATTTCTGTCCCAGGCGCTGCGAGCGAACCCGAGAAGGCGATCATTGCGGAAATCGCCGACGTCCAGTCCAAAACCAATCCAGTTGTCGCAGATATCATCGCGCGCCAGATGTCAAACGACCCGGTGCAAGCCAAGCAGATGCTGATCGAGCAGGCAACGCCTCTCTTCGTCAACTGGCTCAAGGCCATCAACAAGTTCATCGACTATCAGGAAAACTTGAACAAGTCTGTTGGCAGTGGCGTCAGCGTCGTCGTCGCAGGCTTCCAGACGCTGGCGCTGGGCTCGTTGGGAGGCGCTGTGCTTATGGCTATTGCCGCCGCGTTCCTCGCGACCCGCTCGATCACCGTGCCGATGGCCAAGCTGCAGATCGCCCTGCGGCGGATGGCAGAGGGCAACAACGAAAGCACCAGCGATATCGAGGCCCGCAGCGACGAGGTCGGCGATTTGGCGAAGGCCGTTGGCGCCGTGCGCCAAGCCGTGACCTCGCAGGCCGAGGCGCGCGCCGCTGCCGACGCTCGCCGGACCGCTGATGAGAACGCGCGGCTTGAAGCAACCGCGACGGAACGCGAGGCGCTATCGGCGCAGACGAACGATGCCGTTCGCCAGCTCGGCCAGGCGCTTGAGGAAATGGCCGCCGGCAATCTTGATATCCGTCTCGACAATCCGTTTGCCGTATCTCTCGATATGCTGCGCCTCAACTTCAACAACTCCGTAGAGAAGCTTCAATCTGCGTTGAAGACGATCAGTGACAACGCTTTGTCGATCGATGCCGGTGCCCGCGAGATCAGCGAAGCTTCCAATGATCTGGCAAAGCGCACCGAACAGCAGGCGGCATCGATTGAACAGACCGCCGCAGCGCTCGATGAGATTTCGACGACGGTCAATGGTTCGACCCGTCGCGCGGAAGAGGCCGGCAACCTTGTTGCACGAACACGCACGAATGCCGAGCGTTCCGGCGAAGTCGTGAAGCGTGCGGTCGCCGCGATGAGCCAGATCGAAGGTTCCTCGAACGAGATCAACAATATCATCAGCGTCATCGATGACATTGCATTCCAGACCAACCTGCTGGCACTGAACGCCGGCGTTGAGGCTGCACGTGCCGGAGAGGCGGGCAAAGGCTTTGCAGTCGTCGCCCAGGAAGTTCGCGAACTGGCTCAACGCTCCGCCAATGCCGCCAAGGAAATCAAGCAACTGATCAGCAATTCCGGCGTTCAAGTGCGTTCCGGCGTGACCCTGGTCGGCGAGACCGGTACGGCGCTGACGGAGATCGTCGGCGAAGTGCAGGAAATCAACCGTCACGTGAGCTCAATCGTCGAGGCTGCGAAGGAACAGTCCACGGCGCTGAAAGAAATCAATGCCGCGGTGAATTCGCTCGATCAATCCACGCAGAAGAACGCGGCGATGGTCGAAGAGACATCCGCAGCCAGCCATAAGCTGGCTGACGAAGCAGGTTCGCTGACAAGCCAGCTGTCAAAATTCCGCTTTCAAGGCTCTGCCGGGGCGGCGCAATCTGCCTACGCACCGAAAGCGCCACAGAGAAACGCTCCAGCGGCAATGGCACGCAAGGTCGCGACAGCTTTTGCTGGCGGTGCGGCTGCTGAAGATTGGCGCGAATTCTAA
- a CDS encoding CBS domain-containing protein, whose protein sequence is MKVSHCMTTDVQIADPEQTLRDVALIMGRLDAGVLPVSENDRLVGMITDRDIAIRGVAEGKGPEAKVRDVMSIKVRYCFDDEDVEDVLHNMGDLQIRRLPVLNRDKRLVGIISLGDLATKSEATETGKALSGISQRGGEHSQTAH, encoded by the coding sequence ATGAAAGTCAGCCACTGCATGACCACAGACGTTCAGATCGCCGATCCGGAGCAGACATTACGGGATGTCGCCCTGATCATGGGACGTCTTGATGCCGGCGTTCTCCCGGTGAGTGAGAATGACAGGCTGGTCGGCATGATCACCGATCGCGACATCGCAATTCGTGGCGTGGCGGAGGGCAAAGGCCCCGAGGCAAAGGTTCGCGATGTGATGAGTATCAAGGTTAGATACTGCTTCGATGATGAAGATGTTGAAGACGTGCTTCACAACATGGGTGATCTTCAGATACGGCGCTTGCCAGTACTGAACCGAGACAAGCGCCTCGTCGGCATCATCTCGCTTGGCGACCTCGCCACCAAGAGCGAGGCCACCGAAACGGGTAAGGCACTGAGCGGCATCTCACAACGCGGCGGCGAACATTCGCAGACAGCGCATTGA